In Arachis hypogaea cultivar Tifrunner chromosome 2, arahy.Tifrunner.gnm2.J5K5, whole genome shotgun sequence, a genomic segment contains:
- the LOC112747918 gene encoding transcription factor AS1, with product MKERQRWRAEEDALLRAYVKQYGPREWNLVSQRMNTPLNRDAKSCLERWKNYLKPGIKKGSLTEEEQRLVIRLQAKYGNKWKKIAAEVPGRTAKRLGKWWEVFKEKQLRQKKEINRITEPINDSKYEHILESFAEKLVKDSPSPSFVMASSNGPFLHADAPAPASPVLPSWLSNSHSHSATTGPPNSPSVTLSLSSPTVAAPPFPWMQPERAPDNASFALGNVPLCGPFPASGDNMLISELVECCKELEETHHALAAHKKEAAWRLRRVELQLESEKASRRREKMEEIEAKIKALEEEQKAALSRIEAEYREQLAGLRRDAETKEQKLAEQWAAKHLRLTRFLEQAGCKLGLPEQHGR from the coding sequence ATGAAGGAGCGGCAACGTTGGAGAGCTGAAGAAGATGCTTTGTTACGAGCTTATGTCAAACAGTATGGTCCAAGGGAATGGAATCTTGTGTCGCAGCGCATGAACACGCCTCTTAACCGGGATGCGAAGTCATGCTTAGAAAGGTGGAAGAATTACCTTAAGCCAGGCATTAAGAAAGGATCTCTCACTGAAGAAGAGCAGCGTCTTGTGATCCGCCTCCAAGCGAAATACGGAAACAAATGGAAGAAAATTGCGGCCGAAGTCCCCGGTCGGACTGCTAAGAGATTAGGCAAGTGGTGGGAAGTGTTCAAAGAGAAACAGCTAAGACAGAAAAAGGAGATTAACAGAATTACCGAACCAATTAACGATAGCAAGTACGAGCACATACTAGAGAGTTTCGCCGAGAAGCTAGTTAAGGACAGCCCTTCGCCTTCGTTTGTTATGGCTTCTTCCAACGGGCCATTTCTTCATGCCGATGCACCGGCCCCTGCATCCCCTGTGCTTCCTTCTTGGCTTTCCAATTCTCATAGTCATAGTGCTACAACCGGCCCTCCGAATTCACCATCCGTGACACTAAGTCTTTCCTCACCAACCGTGGCAGCACCACCATTTCCGTGGATGCAACCGGAGCGAGCACCGGATAATGCTTCTTTTGCTTTAGGCAATGTGCCTCTTTGTGGACCTTTTCCGGCTTCTGGTGATAACATGCTGATATCTGAGTTGGTGGAGTGCTGCAAAGAGCTGGAAGAAACACATCATGCTTTGGCCGCGCATAAGAAAGAGGCAGCCTGGAGGTTAAGAAGGGTGGAGTTGCAGTTGGAGTCGGAGAAGGCAAGTCGAAGGAGGGAGAAGATGGAAGAAATCGAAGCGAAGATTAAAGCCCTCGAGGAAGAGCAGAAGGCTGCTTTGAGTAGAATTGAAGCTGAGTACAGGGAACAGTTAGCCGGATTAAGGAGGGATGCCGAGACCAAGGAGCAGAAGTTGGCCGAACAATGGGCGGCGAAGCACTTGCGGCTTACTCGGTTTCTGGAACAAGCAGGATGCAAACTGGGGCTCCCTGAGCAACATGGAAGATGA